One Bacteroidota bacterium genomic window carries:
- a CDS encoding aldo/keto reductase produces the protein MEYTRLGKTGLTVSRICLGCMTFGIPDRGQHPWTLDEAASRPIIKRALDLGINFFDTANAYSDGTSEEIVGRALKDFARREEVVIATKVFFPLTDKPNVGGLSRKSIMYNIDASLKRLGTDYVDLYQIHRWDYETPIEETMETLHDLVKAGKVRYIGASSMYAWQFAKALHTADLHGWTRFVSMQNYLNLIYREEEREMLPLCEAEGIGVIPWSPLARGKLTRDWDATTNRQESDEIAKKLYADVSQADQDIVTRVKTIANKHEVSRAQVALAWVLQQNGVTSPIIGTSKISHLDDAAAALSLTLDAEELAYLEALYLPHPIAGHS, from the coding sequence ATGGAATATACAAGACTGGGCAAAACGGGCCTTACCGTTTCTCGTATCTGTTTGGGATGTATGACGTTTGGCATCCCCGATCGCGGCCAACATCCGTGGACGCTTGATGAAGCAGCAAGCCGGCCCATCATCAAGCGCGCACTCGACCTCGGCATCAACTTCTTTGATACGGCAAATGCGTACTCAGATGGCACCAGCGAAGAAATTGTCGGCCGTGCCCTCAAAGACTTCGCCCGGCGTGAAGAAGTGGTGATAGCTACCAAAGTTTTCTTCCCGTTAACAGACAAACCCAATGTCGGCGGACTCTCTCGCAAATCGATCATGTACAACATCGATGCAAGCCTGAAACGCCTGGGTACAGATTACGTGGACCTCTACCAGATTCATCGCTGGGACTACGAGACGCCCATCGAAGAGACCATGGAAACGCTACACGACCTCGTAAAGGCCGGCAAAGTGCGCTACATCGGCGCCTCTTCCATGTATGCATGGCAGTTTGCCAAAGCGTTGCACACGGCTGACCTGCATGGTTGGACGCGCTTTGTATCCATGCAAAACTATCTTAACCTGATCTACAGAGAAGAAGAACGCGAAATGCTGCCGCTCTGTGAAGCAGAAGGCATCGGGGTAATCCCCTGGAGCCCACTTGCCAGAGGGAAGCTAACACGGGATTGGGATGCCACCACCAATCGACAGGAATCTGATGAGATCGCCAAAAAACTATACGCTGATGTTAGCCAGGCTGATCAGGATATTGTAACCAGGGTAAAAACCATCGCCAACAAACATGAGGTATCGCGCGCGCAAGTTGCACTTGCGTGGGTATTGCAGCAAAACGGGGTAACGTCGCCCATCATTGGAACGTCAAAAATCAGCCACCTGGATGATGCCGCGGCTGCGCTGTCACTGACATTGGATGCTGAAGAACTGGCATACCTCGAAGCACTGTACTTGCCTCACCCTATCGCCGGCCACTCATAA
- a CDS encoding protein-L-isoaspartate(D-aspartate) O-methyltransferase — MQKEDRKYSRLKARLVDELREKGIEHEGVLKAIGAVPRHAFVEQAFQQRAYEDEALPIGLQQTISQPFTVAYQTAMLDPKKNERVLEIGTGSGYQAAVLCEMGAQVYSIERHEALYQRAKKLLSSLRYRVVSKCGDGTLGWPAFAPFDKILVTAGALGVPEDVLKQLADPGGKLIIPVGNRDGQVMKQVVRTGPETYQEEDTRAFRFVPLIGEGKLRNSR, encoded by the coding sequence TTGCAAAAAGAAGATCGTAAGTACTCCCGCCTCAAGGCCCGCCTGGTCGATGAATTGCGGGAAAAAGGTATTGAGCATGAAGGTGTCCTGAAAGCGATAGGTGCCGTCCCCCGGCATGCGTTTGTCGAGCAAGCATTCCAGCAACGCGCCTATGAGGACGAGGCCTTGCCCATAGGTTTACAGCAAACCATTTCTCAGCCATTTACGGTGGCGTATCAAACCGCCATGCTGGATCCTAAGAAAAATGAACGCGTCCTCGAAATCGGCACAGGCAGTGGATATCAGGCAGCCGTGTTATGCGAGATGGGTGCACAGGTCTACTCGATCGAGCGGCATGAGGCCCTGTACCAGCGCGCCAAAAAGCTCCTGTCTTCGCTGCGATACCGCGTGGTCTCCAAATGCGGCGATGGCACCCTTGGCTGGCCAGCCTTTGCACCTTTCGATAAAATCCTGGTTACGGCAGGAGCGCTCGGCGTACCTGAAGATGTACTCAAACAACTCGCTGATCCGGGTGGCAAACTGATCATCCCCGTTGGCAACAGAGATGGCCAGGTGATGAAACAGGTTGTTCGTACGGGCCCCGAGACCTACCAAGAAGAAGATACACGCGCGTTCCGATTTGTACCGCTGATTGGCGAAGGAAAATTACGCAACAGCAGATAA
- a CDS encoding phosphopentomutase, which produces MPVFLTIVLDGVGIGAQPDADRYGDEDSHTLGHVCAVAHPHLPHLANMGLGNIAPLAGVVAVTAPLGSYGKMQEVSAGKDSTTGHWELAGIKLMSPFPTFPDGFPDELIKPFLAATGYDEVLGNCAASGTAIIDEFGPAHEASGQPIVYTSADSVFQIAAHKDVIALDELYRICDIARDQICVGPFGVGRVIARPFVGTAGAYQRVSAERKDYSMLPPAPPLQSVLQEHGVLTISIGKVADLFGAIGFDVSYKTKSNAEGIQRTLQILAEADPDVPTFVWVNLVDFDQEYGHRNNPDGFARALEAFDAALPTLCAALPDNDSVLFITADHGNDPTTPGTDHSREYVPALCYQAGSEGVDLGLMATFADHAATVAAYFQAPYVGPGKSFKDKVAGL; this is translated from the coding sequence ATGCCCGTGTTTCTAACCATTGTGCTGGATGGCGTTGGTATTGGGGCACAACCAGATGCTGACCGATACGGCGACGAAGACAGCCATACCCTGGGACACGTGTGCGCAGTTGCACATCCACATTTACCACATCTTGCAAACATGGGACTCGGCAATATTGCGCCACTTGCCGGCGTGGTGGCGGTAACTGCCCCGTTAGGATCTTATGGGAAAATGCAGGAAGTCTCAGCTGGGAAAGACAGTACCACGGGACACTGGGAGCTCGCTGGTATTAAGCTAATGTCGCCTTTTCCTACTTTTCCTGATGGCTTCCCTGATGAACTGATCAAGCCGTTTCTTGCTGCTACCGGATACGATGAAGTGCTGGGGAATTGTGCCGCATCCGGGACGGCGATTATTGATGAATTTGGCCCTGCCCATGAAGCCTCCGGACAGCCTATTGTATACACATCAGCAGACAGTGTATTCCAGATCGCGGCCCACAAAGACGTAATTGCGCTTGATGAACTGTATCGGATATGCGACATTGCGCGCGATCAGATTTGCGTGGGGCCCTTTGGGGTTGGGCGCGTGATTGCTCGGCCCTTTGTCGGCACTGCCGGCGCCTACCAGCGGGTTTCTGCAGAACGCAAAGACTATTCGATGCTGCCGCCGGCACCGCCGCTGCAATCGGTTTTGCAGGAGCATGGCGTGCTGACCATCTCCATTGGCAAAGTAGCGGACTTGTTTGGTGCTATCGGATTTGATGTAAGCTACAAGACAAAGTCCAATGCTGAAGGTATTCAGCGCACGTTACAAATTTTGGCAGAGGCGGACCCGGATGTGCCCACATTTGTTTGGGTAAACCTGGTTGATTTTGACCAGGAGTACGGCCATCGAAATAATCCGGATGGCTTTGCTCGTGCCCTGGAAGCTTTTGATGCGGCTTTGCCAACGCTATGCGCTGCTTTGCCAGATAATGACAGTGTGTTGTTTATAACAGCAGATCACGGCAACGACCCTACAACACCAGGTACCGACCATAGCCGGGAATACGTCCCTGCGCTTTGTTATCAGGCTGGTAGCGAAGGTGTTGATCTTGGCTTGATGGCTACTTTTGCTGACCATGCAGCAACGGTTGCTGCGTATTTCCAGGCTCCTTACGTGGGGCCTGGGAAATCTTTCAAGGATAAGGTGGCAGGATTATGA
- a CDS encoding GGDEF domain-containing protein yields MSGTLATILLIIACILIVLGVLVFLNNRRNTGAAAQAYKPTALNRTPEEELSALGILEIKPRAVGARDETEDAGDVEIIDVESEELEEADVVVDEALADEAEEAVEEDPEEVIDTDLEPVSDETEVADQDVTATAGNRKSGVSRREALFRMLNAVQASVDGYTACLIKRENDGRCSVEAIVSQNPQALGSKSLQLDHLLDDQAPAGTAVVVKDLDPNKAAMEELGYYATPVSIRQVAIAPIKAPGDEASYYLLVDALGWQDLDDPWQRLMIGQFANLLGTFMSTPVLEGDSGEFIKPRVRPRREIIAEEIDRARTKKHPLALALIYLNRAEQVADEGGKAISDAERAMATRLELSVNGGRLERFGELTYGIFQDEGVSEVEAWALQLQEELVRESDHFEGGVSIGIALLQDRHKDADEFRADATEALREAFETGATTIIE; encoded by the coding sequence ATGAGCGGCACTTTAGCAACAATACTATTGATTATCGCCTGCATTTTGATCGTGCTGGGCGTTCTTGTTTTTTTGAACAACCGGCGCAACACTGGCGCAGCCGCGCAGGCCTACAAACCAACCGCGCTAAATCGGACGCCTGAAGAAGAGTTGAGTGCTCTCGGTATTCTGGAAATTAAGCCACGGGCTGTTGGCGCCCGCGACGAAACAGAAGACGCCGGCGACGTTGAGATCATTGATGTGGAGTCGGAAGAGCTTGAAGAGGCAGACGTAGTAGTGGATGAAGCGCTAGCAGATGAGGCAGAGGAGGCAGTCGAGGAGGACCCGGAAGAAGTCATAGACACAGACCTGGAGCCTGTATCAGACGAGACAGAAGTCGCAGATCAAGACGTAACAGCAACAGCGGGGAACCGAAAAAGCGGCGTCTCGCGCCGGGAAGCCCTCTTCAGAATGTTGAACGCCGTGCAGGCCTCAGTTGATGGGTACACAGCATGCCTGATCAAGCGGGAAAACGACGGACGGTGCAGTGTCGAAGCGATTGTGAGTCAGAATCCACAGGCACTCGGATCAAAGAGCCTGCAGCTTGATCACTTGCTTGACGATCAGGCGCCGGCCGGTACCGCCGTTGTTGTCAAAGACCTCGACCCGAACAAAGCCGCGATGGAGGAATTGGGGTACTATGCAACACCCGTTTCCATCCGGCAGGTTGCGATTGCTCCAATAAAGGCCCCAGGTGATGAAGCATCATACTATCTGCTCGTTGATGCACTTGGCTGGCAGGATCTGGACGACCCCTGGCAGCGCCTCATGATTGGCCAGTTTGCAAACTTGCTGGGGACGTTTATGTCTACCCCTGTCCTGGAAGGCGACTCTGGCGAATTTATCAAACCACGTGTCCGGCCCCGGAGAGAAATTATTGCTGAAGAGATCGACCGCGCCCGTACAAAAAAGCATCCCCTTGCGTTGGCATTGATCTATCTCAATCGTGCTGAGCAGGTAGCAGACGAAGGGGGCAAAGCCATTAGTGACGCAGAGCGTGCGATGGCCACCCGGCTTGAGTTGTCGGTCAATGGCGGCCGGCTTGAACGATTTGGTGAGCTAACCTACGGCATCTTTCAGGATGAAGGGGTGAGCGAAGTAGAAGCCTGGGCGCTGCAACTCCAGGAAGAGCTTGTGCGAGAGAGTGACCACTTTGAAGGCGGCGTTAGCATAGGCATCGCCCTGCTGCAGGACCGGCACAAAGACGCTGATGAGTTTCGCGCAGATGCCACAGAAGCCCTCCGCGAAGCATTTGAAACCGGCGCAACCACCATTATTGAATAA